In a single window of the Candidatus Lernaella stagnicola genome:
- a CDS encoding TIGR03960 family B12-binding radical SAM protein produces MDELLAQVEKPARYTGGEIGSVRKEPSAVDVRFALAFPDVYEIGMSHLGYQLLYAALNELTWCAAERVYAPWPDMEKVLRDVGLPLFALESKEPIADFDVLGFTLQYELAAAGVLQMLDLAGLPLLAADRSDDAPLTIAGGPCATNPESWAPFFDALVLGDGEEVVVEIADAVREVKGRSGGRQAMLEAVAKIAGVYVPSRRTPRFDGARFDGFDLDPGEPERVRRRLVHDLDATPLPRRPLVSNIQAVHDRLALEVMRGCLRGCRFCQAGYLYRPAREREGATIARAARESLATTGYDEVGLLSLSTGDWSPVQTVIPHMMNELAPQRIALSLPSLRAESLEGELAEAISRVRRTGFTLAPEAATERLRRVINKPISDDMVLESVRRVFEAGWEIVKLYFMIGLPTETDEDVAAIFDLVDRVYALGKSVTKRARVNVTVSIFVPKPHTPFERFGMADPEIVRHRMEPFLATKRKRRGGAVYKVHDWRTSLVEAALARADRRAAAAIEAAYRAGARFDGWSEYFRLDRWREAFAAAGIDLEAAATRRIPDGDPLPWDGVDVGVDKAFLQREKERALAAEVTEDCRTGRCGACGACIDEAANDFAAPAIAEPPISLAAAPPEDARFRYWFRYRRFGPTRWLGHLDLSRAMARAARRAALPLVYSQGFHPLPKIAFGPPLAVGIASDAEWFELTLNESLDAAQVRSELARELPEGIELCEAHSKALDAPSINGDVVGFVYEIDLSRLDAPAAGEAVTRFLAAENWPVDIVKKGKARRVDARSLVAEARVEGDSLHVRQMMKAGGGLKIAVLAAEMLGLPGRPVNPTAIRKTETLWRE; encoded by the coding sequence ATGGATGAACTGCTCGCCCAGGTAGAAAAGCCCGCCCGTTATACCGGCGGTGAAATCGGCTCGGTTCGCAAGGAGCCATCCGCGGTCGACGTGCGCTTCGCGTTGGCTTTCCCCGACGTCTATGAAATCGGCATGAGTCATCTGGGCTACCAACTGCTTTATGCGGCGCTCAACGAGCTAACCTGGTGCGCGGCGGAGCGCGTCTATGCGCCGTGGCCGGATATGGAGAAGGTGTTGCGCGACGTGGGTTTGCCGCTGTTCGCGCTGGAATCCAAAGAGCCCATAGCCGACTTCGACGTGCTGGGTTTCACGCTTCAGTACGAGTTGGCGGCCGCCGGTGTGCTTCAGATGCTCGATTTGGCCGGGCTTCCCTTGCTAGCGGCCGATCGTTCGGATGACGCACCGCTGACCATCGCGGGCGGGCCGTGCGCCACGAACCCGGAGTCATGGGCTCCGTTTTTCGACGCCCTCGTGTTGGGCGACGGCGAGGAAGTCGTGGTCGAAATCGCCGACGCCGTACGGGAAGTGAAAGGGCGGTCGGGCGGGCGACAGGCGATGCTCGAGGCCGTGGCGAAAATCGCCGGCGTGTACGTGCCTTCCCGCCGAACACCGCGATTCGACGGCGCGCGCTTTGACGGTTTCGACCTCGATCCGGGCGAGCCGGAACGCGTCCGACGTCGTCTGGTGCACGATTTGGATGCGACGCCGCTGCCGCGCCGTCCGCTGGTGTCGAATATTCAAGCGGTCCACGATCGACTGGCGCTGGAAGTGATGCGCGGTTGCCTTCGGGGCTGTCGCTTTTGCCAGGCCGGCTACTTGTACCGTCCGGCTCGCGAGCGCGAAGGCGCGACGATCGCCCGTGCCGCGCGGGAGAGTTTGGCGACCACCGGATACGACGAGGTGGGCTTGTTGTCGCTTTCGACCGGTGATTGGTCTCCGGTCCAGACCGTGATACCGCACATGATGAACGAACTGGCGCCGCAACGCATTGCGCTCTCGCTGCCGAGCCTGCGGGCTGAGTCGCTGGAGGGCGAGTTGGCCGAGGCGATCAGCCGCGTGCGCCGCACCGGATTTACCCTGGCCCCCGAAGCCGCGACCGAAAGATTGCGCCGCGTCATCAACAAACCGATTTCCGACGACATGGTGCTGGAGTCGGTGCGCCGGGTGTTCGAAGCGGGATGGGAGATTGTGAAGCTGTATTTCATGATCGGCCTGCCGACCGAAACCGACGAGGACGTCGCCGCGATTTTCGACCTCGTCGACCGCGTGTACGCGCTGGGTAAGAGCGTCACGAAGCGGGCGCGCGTCAACGTGACCGTCAGCATCTTCGTGCCCAAGCCGCATACGCCATTCGAGCGCTTCGGGATGGCCGATCCAGAGATTGTGCGACACCGTATGGAGCCTTTTCTGGCGACGAAACGTAAACGGCGCGGCGGCGCAGTCTACAAAGTACACGATTGGCGAACGAGTCTGGTGGAAGCGGCGTTGGCGCGTGCCGATCGTCGGGCCGCGGCGGCCATCGAGGCGGCGTATCGCGCCGGCGCCCGTTTTGACGGGTGGAGCGAGTATTTCCGCCTCGACCGTTGGCGGGAGGCATTCGCGGCGGCCGGGATCGACCTGGAGGCCGCGGCAACACGGCGGATTCCCGATGGGGACCCGTTACCTTGGGACGGTGTGGATGTCGGCGTCGACAAAGCCTTCTTGCAGCGTGAGAAGGAACGCGCTTTGGCCGCCGAAGTGACCGAGGATTGCCGTACCGGCCGGTGCGGGGCGTGCGGCGCTTGCATCGATGAAGCCGCCAACGACTTCGCGGCACCCGCCATTGCCGAGCCGCCGATTTCCCTCGCGGCGGCGCCGCCGGAGGATGCGCGGTTTCGCTACTGGTTCCGCTACCGCCGGTTCGGCCCGACGCGGTGGCTGGGACATTTGGACTTATCGCGGGCCATGGCGCGTGCGGCGCGGCGTGCGGCGCTGCCCTTGGTGTACAGCCAGGGTTTTCACCCGCTTCCGAAGATCGCTTTCGGGCCGCCGCTGGCGGTGGGTATCGCCAGCGATGCAGAGTGGTTCGAACTGACACTTAACGAATCACTTGACGCGGCGCAGGTACGCAGCGAACTGGCGCGAGAATTGCCGGAAGGTATCGAGTTATGCGAAGCGCATAGCAAAGCACTTGATGCGCCGAGCATTAACGGAGACGTCGTGGGTTTTGTGTACGAAATCGATTTATCGCGCCTGGACGCCCCGGCGGCGGGCGAGGCGGTCACGCGATTTCTGGCGGCGGAAAATTGGCCGGTAGATATCGTGAAGAAGGGAAAGGCGCGCCGTGTCGACGCGCGGTCGCTGGTAGCCGAGGCGAGGGTGGAAGGAGATTCGCTGCATGTGCGGCAGATGATGAAGGCCGGCGGCGGTTTGAAGATCGCCGTGTTGGCGGCGGAAATGCTCGGGCTGCCGGGGCGGCCGGTGAATCCCACGGCGATTCGTAAAACAGAGACACTGTGGCGCGAGTGA
- a CDS encoding secondary thiamine-phosphate synthase enzyme YjbQ, which translates to MKSHTEYLWFNTSKRREYLNITAKIEEVVAEAAIEEGMVLVSAMHITAGIWVNDAEPGIIADIDQMLEGLAPFGKDYRHHRTGEDNGDAHLKSILVHHQVVLPITEGQLDLGPWQQVYYCEFDGRRRKRVVVKAMGE; encoded by the coding sequence ATGAAAAGTCACACCGAATACCTATGGTTCAACACATCCAAAAGACGCGAATACCTCAACATCACTGCGAAAATCGAGGAAGTTGTGGCTGAAGCCGCCATCGAGGAAGGCATGGTGTTGGTCAGCGCTATGCACATCACCGCCGGCATTTGGGTCAACGACGCCGAGCCGGGAATCATTGCCGATATCGACCAGATGCTTGAAGGGCTGGCGCCGTTCGGCAAAGACTATCGCCATCACCGTACCGGGGAGGACAACGGCGACGCTCACTTGAAGAGCATTCTAGTGCATCACCAGGTGGTGCTGCCGATTACCGAAGGGCAATTGGATTTGGGGCCGTGGCAGCAAGTGTATTATTGCGAATTCGACGGTCGGCGGCGCAAACGAGTCGTCGTCAAAGCGATGGGTGAATGA
- a CDS encoding SCP2 sterol-binding domain-containing protein encodes MASSVNEVFENMATKMAADPSKVENINAVYQFNVTGDDGGEWHVDLTGDAPAVASGPAESANCTVTVTDEDLLAIIDGSLNPQMAFMTGKVKISGDMSLAMKLGKILG; translated from the coding sequence ATGGCCAGTTCCGTAAACGAAGTATTTGAGAACATGGCGACCAAGATGGCTGCGGACCCGTCGAAAGTCGAAAACATCAATGCGGTTTATCAGTTCAACGTAACTGGTGACGACGGCGGTGAGTGGCACGTCGATTTAACCGGTGATGCTCCGGCCGTGGCTAGTGGCCCGGCGGAAAGCGCCAATTGCACCGTGACGGTGACGGATGAAGATCTGCTGGCGATCATCGACGGCAGCCTGAATCCGCAGATGGCCTTCATGACGGGCAAAGTCAAGATCAGTGGTGACATGAGCCTGGCCATGAAGCTGGGGAAAATCCTCGGCTAA
- a CDS encoding FAD-binding protein encodes MGYTQEMLDLIKRVEATRSERVAGAREGKDFPPLSLEERTERLKYHPDYKEEGRRPLACGVSKDYAICHEIADLLEAAPLVEPGVVDVTEADYTTDVLVIGGGGAGTSAALLAAEAGVRVILATKLRHGDANTMMAEGGIQAATKVGWDSPYFHYLDVIGGGHFKNPPELVRTLVTEAPLVIEWLEGMGCLLSKESDEDGTLRTAHGGGTCRKRMHFAADITGAEIMRTLRDEARNRADRIEVLEFNPAVELILNDKGHCCGALLFNLETREPYVVHAKAVVMATGGSGRLHVQGFMTTNHYGATGDGLVMAYRAGVPVTFLHAVQYHPTGAVFPEQAEGLLITEKVRGFGAHILNVEGNQFVFEREPRDVEAASIIRECGKVGKGVPTPTGKFGAWLDSPMIEQLHGPGTVEREFPGKFILFKRYGINISKVPMLVGPTLHYQNGGLAYDSKCETVLPGLYSAGEVSGGVHGENRLMGNSLLDVTVFGRIAGREAAQYAKDRYEAGTPNLEHVHRFVKERKEAGLDAPIKSPILLPDYLGERVKDKRLAALD; translated from the coding sequence GTGGGATACACACAGGAAATGCTCGACCTGATCAAGCGCGTCGAAGCAACGCGTAGCGAGCGTGTGGCCGGCGCCAGGGAGGGAAAGGACTTTCCGCCGCTGTCGCTGGAAGAGCGGACCGAACGGCTCAAATACCACCCCGACTACAAAGAGGAAGGGCGGCGCCCGCTGGCCTGCGGCGTGAGTAAAGACTACGCGATCTGTCACGAAATCGCCGACCTGCTCGAGGCCGCACCGTTGGTCGAGCCGGGCGTAGTGGACGTTACAGAGGCTGACTATACGACGGACGTGCTGGTGATCGGCGGCGGCGGCGCAGGCACGAGCGCGGCGCTATTGGCCGCCGAAGCGGGCGTGCGGGTCATTCTCGCCACCAAGCTGCGGCACGGCGACGCCAACACGATGATGGCCGAGGGCGGCATCCAAGCGGCGACGAAAGTGGGTTGGGACAGTCCCTACTTCCACTACCTCGACGTGATAGGCGGCGGGCATTTCAAGAATCCGCCGGAACTGGTGCGCACGCTGGTGACCGAAGCGCCGCTGGTCATCGAGTGGCTGGAAGGCATGGGCTGCCTGCTTTCGAAAGAGAGCGACGAGGACGGCACGCTGCGTACAGCGCACGGCGGCGGCACGTGTCGCAAGCGCATGCACTTCGCGGCCGACATCACCGGGGCGGAGATCATGCGCACGCTGCGCGACGAAGCGCGCAATCGAGCCGACCGGATCGAAGTGCTGGAGTTCAATCCGGCTGTCGAGCTGATCCTTAACGACAAGGGGCACTGCTGCGGCGCGTTGCTGTTCAACCTCGAGACGCGCGAGCCCTACGTGGTGCACGCCAAAGCCGTCGTGATGGCCACCGGCGGTTCGGGCCGCCTGCATGTGCAGGGCTTCATGACGACCAATCATTACGGCGCCACCGGCGACGGCCTGGTCATGGCCTACCGCGCGGGAGTGCCGGTCACGTTCCTGCACGCGGTGCAGTATCACCCGACCGGCGCGGTGTTCCCGGAACAGGCCGAGGGTCTTTTGATCACGGAAAAAGTGCGTGGTTTCGGTGCGCACATCCTGAACGTGGAGGGCAACCAGTTCGTCTTCGAACGCGAGCCCCGCGACGTGGAAGCGGCGAGCATCATTCGCGAGTGCGGCAAGGTCGGCAAGGGCGTGCCGACTCCGACGGGCAAATTCGGCGCGTGGCTCGACAGCCCGATGATCGAGCAACTGCACGGGCCGGGCACGGTCGAACGCGAGTTCCCGGGCAAGTTCATTCTTTTCAAACGCTACGGCATCAACATCAGCAAGGTACCGATGCTCGTGGGTCCGACGCTGCACTACCAGAACGGCGGCCTGGCCTACGACTCCAAGTGCGAGACAGTGTTGCCGGGCCTTTACTCGGCAGGTGAAGTCAGCGGCGGCGTGCACGGCGAGAACCGCTTGATGGGCAATTCGCTCTTGGACGTGACGGTCTTCGGGCGCATCGCCGGGCGTGAGGCGGCGCAGTACGCCAAGGATCGCTACGAAGCGGGCACGCCGAATCTCGAGCACGTACACCGGTTCGTGAAGGAGCGCAAAGAAGCGGGGCTGGACGCGCCGATCAAAAGCCCGATCCTGTTGCCCGATTACCTCGGCGAGCGCGTGAAGGATAAGCGCCTAGCGGCGCTGGACTGA
- a CDS encoding 4Fe-4S dicluster domain-containing protein, giving the protein MSDQATPEVVNIYIMGKQYVVPDSLTIQKAFEYAGYKWIRGCGCRGGICGACATVFRYTGSYKIEVGLACQTVVQEGMYIAQIPFFPAPKATYDVDQTEATVQAIAALYPDLYKCMGCNTCTKSCPMEIPVMEYISAVIRGDLREAARLSFDCVMCGLCAARCPAELKQYHIAELARRLVGVHLMPRSKHLAEQTERIRIGTFDDSLDELVKMEDAGLRKLYVQREMQPQEENPNWKPKDDTYL; this is encoded by the coding sequence ATGAGCGACCAAGCCACGCCGGAAGTCGTGAACATTTATATCATGGGCAAGCAATACGTCGTGCCCGACTCGCTAACGATCCAGAAGGCCTTCGAATACGCGGGCTATAAATGGATTCGTGGGTGCGGATGCCGCGGCGGCATTTGCGGAGCATGCGCGACGGTGTTCCGCTACACGGGCAGCTACAAAATCGAAGTCGGCCTAGCCTGCCAGACCGTCGTGCAAGAAGGGATGTACATCGCCCAAATCCCCTTCTTCCCGGCGCCGAAAGCGACCTACGACGTGGATCAAACCGAGGCGACGGTCCAGGCGATCGCGGCGCTCTACCCGGATCTCTACAAGTGCATGGGCTGCAATACCTGCACGAAAAGCTGCCCGATGGAAATCCCGGTAATGGAATACATCAGCGCCGTCATTCGCGGCGACCTGCGCGAAGCGGCAAGGCTCTCATTCGACTGCGTCATGTGCGGCCTGTGCGCGGCGCGTTGCCCGGCCGAACTCAAGCAATACCACATCGCGGAACTGGCTCGGCGTTTGGTGGGTGTGCATCTGATGCCGCGCAGCAAGCATTTGGCCGAACAGACCGAACGCATCCGCATCGGCACTTTCGACGACTCGCTCGACGAGTTGGTCAAGATGGAAGACGCCGGTCTGCGCAAGCTGTACGTACAGCGCGAGATGCAGCCGCAAGAAGAAAACCCCAACTGGAAACCCAAGGACGATACCTACCTGTAG